In Mycobacterium gallinarum, a single window of DNA contains:
- a CDS encoding ABC transporter permease codes for MVMETVPRHTHAIPAHEPPAAIRATGIIAVLTVALALVAIAFALPAARTAPHDVPIGVAGPQAASGQVGATLEKQAPGAFAITYYPGEAALRDAIRHRDVYGGISFGPDGPNMLIATGGSPMIAQMLTQIGNGIAQHAGVPIATEDLAPPTTDDPRGVGLAASALPITLAGLLPAIALMFALKREVWTRLIATVVFAGVAGVSVAALLKYVLGSIDANFWGVAGGLTLGVLAMALFILGLGSLFGRAGLIGGAVVAMLLGNPLSGLNSAPEMLPSGWGQLGQWLPQGANATLLRSTAFFDGAGGTLPTVVLICWSLLGLALIVASALTIERRGTRRS; via the coding sequence ATGGTCATGGAGACCGTGCCCAGGCACACCCACGCGATACCCGCGCACGAACCCCCCGCGGCGATCCGGGCGACCGGCATCATCGCGGTGCTCACTGTCGCGCTCGCCCTCGTCGCGATCGCGTTCGCGCTGCCCGCCGCGCGCACAGCGCCGCACGACGTGCCCATCGGCGTCGCCGGCCCGCAGGCGGCGAGCGGCCAAGTCGGCGCGACCCTGGAGAAGCAGGCGCCGGGCGCCTTCGCCATCACCTACTACCCCGGCGAGGCCGCACTTCGCGACGCGATCCGCCACCGCGATGTCTACGGCGGCATCTCCTTCGGCCCCGACGGGCCAAACATGTTGATCGCGACTGGCGGAAGTCCGATGATCGCGCAGATGCTCACACAGATCGGCAACGGCATCGCCCAGCACGCTGGGGTGCCGATAGCCACCGAGGACCTGGCCCCGCCGACCACCGATGATCCGCGCGGCGTCGGGCTCGCCGCGTCCGCGCTGCCGATCACACTGGCCGGACTGTTACCGGCGATCGCATTGATGTTCGCGCTCAAGCGTGAGGTGTGGACCCGTCTCATCGCGACGGTCGTGTTCGCCGGGGTGGCAGGCGTGTCGGTGGCCGCACTCCTGAAGTACGTGCTTGGTTCGATCGACGCGAACTTCTGGGGTGTGGCCGGTGGTTTGACGCTGGGGGTGCTGGCCATGGCCTTGTTCATCCTGGGCCTTGGATCATTGTTCGGTCGGGCCGGGCTGATCGGCGGGGCGGTGGTGGCGATGCTGCTGGGCAACCCTCTATCGGGCCTCAACAGCGCACCGGAGATGCTGCCCAGCGGCTGGGGTCAACTGGGGCAATGGCTGCCCCAGGGCGCGAACGCCACATTGCTGAGGTCGACGGCGTTCTTCGACGGAGCCGGCGGAACACTGCCGACCGTGGTGCTGATCTGCTGGTCGCTGCTCGGTCTGGCACTGATCGTCGCGTCGGCGCTTACTATCGAACGACGTGGGACTCGACGATCGTGA